The Emys orbicularis isolate rEmyOrb1 chromosome 12 unlocalized genomic scaffold, rEmyOrb1.hap1 SUPER_12_unloc_2, whole genome shotgun sequence region tttttccCTATCAAAATAATTCAGCAAAATAGACACGAATGCATGGTGGATGTTCATGGTGGAGTTCACAGAGGATAGGGCCATCAGTGGCTAAGCCtgtgactgccagatgctgggattggacgacagaggatggatcacctaataattgccctgttctgttcattcctcctgacgcatctggcactggccactgtctgaagacaggctactgggctagatgggcctttggtctgaccaagtatggccactcttatgtttcTTATTCTTATGCGTGAAATGTTTCGGTcaatccaaatctgcatttttcagcaaaaatattCAGGTGCAAGCCTGTCTCTACCTGTAATCACAAGAAATATTTAGCTACAGAAACTCAATGGTACCACTGAGAGTTCGCAATGCAGCAGGTCAAACATTCTCCACCTgaacattttctgtcaaaaaaggaCATTTTGTTGAATTtgaaacttttcatgggaaaGTGTCAATTTTGATGGGCGGGAGAGCATTTTGAGAAAAGgtcagaatgaaatattttgactatCGGAATGAAACCTTTTGATGTttgattttatttcaaaatgtacttCATTGTACATTACAGTATCAATCATAAtctacaatattttttaaaactgaaatcagAATAGAACATTTTTATTGACCTGAAAGTGGGAAAACTtgaacttttgttgttgtttttcgtTCTGATTTCacactgaaaacaaatttcaaaatgtccagTTTTCCCGTGGCATGGAAATCCCGAGTCTTGCCCAGCGCCACTGAGCAGGGCTTCATACAGTGCCACGTTTATATCGTTATCCCTTTTGACGTAGCAGCTAGTCCAAgtttggggagctgggggtgttcCGGTTGGGAGCAGAAATCGACAAAGGACTCTGGTATTTTCGCTGATGGACTCATGTTTATTTACAAGGGGTGTACAGTCCTGCTTCTCCAGACATAGGAGAGAAGCAAAAAACAGGGAAAGCTTCTTTGCTCCTGACACCAAACTCTTTCAGCCGGCTGGTTGGCTCACCTTCTCCCTTGCTGCTGTCTCTCTAGCCCTGTGTCCCTTTGCTTGTGTTGTACCACAAACCTACAATGACAAAGCCCTTTGGTGCTCTCTGCCCACAAAGTCTAAACTGCTGGGTGGGCTCAAATACCCCATTTGTCTTCAGGGGGTTGGTTTAGCGGTCTCTTAAGGCTCATCTAATCTGTTCTGACCTCCGCCTCTGGTTAACACATCTCACTTAACAAGATGGCTAAGGAGAACATCCAGAGTTGCATTACACAGTTTGGAAGGGCCATAAACGCTCCAGGTTCTGAGCATAAACCCAGCACTaacagacagggggtgggggtactgGTACTGGGCACTGTCAAGACAGAAaactgggctggatgggccccaGTCTGATCTGGCCTGGCCATTCCCAGGTTGACAGGTCTAAACCCTTGGTGCATGAATGAGTGGGTAACTTAATGCAGCTGGGAATCTGTCCCATTGACCCTAATGAAGCTATGGGTGATTTACACTACCTGGGGGCCTggaccccattgactccagtggagttatggccactttgcaccagtgtggaatctggccccactgactccagtggagttatgTCTGACTTACACCCATTAGGGATCTGGCCCCTTATCTCTGTTTCATGCCATTGCAAAGTCTCCAGCACAAGTTTGCATCCTTCTAATCAATTCCTCTGGGTCCCATTACGAGCTTTCAAAGGAAGTCCAGCTGGGCTGATGCTGCCTGCGGATCTAATTAAAAGTAGCAGCAAGAGTGTGATGAGGCACGTGGAAGAAACAGAAGCAGAATCCACTCTCAGGAGAGACTGCACAAGCCGGCTGGCGTAAGAAGTGACACAACACGCCCAGCAGGTTGCATTCGGGCTGTTCCACTGTCGAACTCTCATCGCATTCCCACCAGTCATTGATGGACTAGAGTGACCCCTAAGGAACTAGTAATGTCCCACCTGCCCATAAACCTGTCACCTATTCAAGCTTCTCACCCCCACGCAGACAAAACCCCCAAAACTTGGGGCGGGGGTAAATCTAAGAGGTCAAgcaagggctgggagctgggacccCTGGGTCCTATCCTCAGCTCTGGGTGAGGAGTGGGGTCTActgggttagagcagtggttctcaaccaggggtacagataccccttggaagacctctgcattcCCCCAGGAGGGGTTAGGTTAgatgggggtatgcagaggtcttccagcgggtacatcaactcatctagatattggcctagttttacaacaggatacagaaaaagcactagcaaaatcagtacaaactaaaatttcatattgaCAATGACTTGCTTATGCTGCTCTATacacactatacactgaaatggaagtacaatatttatattccaattgatttattttataattatatggtacaaatgagaaagtcagccattgtTCAGTAAAAGTGTGTTGTGAcatgtttgtatttttatgtctgattttgtaagcaagtcgtttttaagtgaggtgaaatttgggagtacacaagacaaatcacactcctgaaaggggaacagtcgtctggaaatgttgagagccactgggatgagcaggggggctgggagaccggactcctgggttctattgcgAAATATTCCATGGAGTGACCCTCAAATATCTATGGTCACATATGACTAGTTCTGAGACCCCACACactcagctctgctggtgcccctctaTCCCAAACCACAgcccccctgcactccccacaccctccagctctgctggtgTCCCTCACTCCCAAACCATAGTCCCCTGCTAggccagtcctgggctccccacatgcTCTATTGAGCAGACCCTGATTGTGTGACAGATTCCAAAGTAAAATCTCTTCTAGCTCCTGGTGAAATATGGCGGGTATCAGAGAATGCGCGGAGGAGAATTCCACAGCGGGAGTTTCCTGGCGCTCCTGGCTCCACAGAACTTTAACGAATAAGTAACTTTAATCACGCGAGCTTGGGCCTTTGGATCAGTTAAGCCCGGGGATAATATCAGCTGATAGCATGTGCTCAGTGCATCGGACTCTGTGTccagctgggacccaggagagctttccttcccttcctgcttTGTTGTTACATTCCCTTGGATTTACATCAGCTCAGCTTTATTGTTTGTTGGTAATcacaataaagaaaaaatgtgttCGGTGttaatgtgtgtttgtgtatttatgtgtgtgtgtttttgtgtgtcttCCAATCCATCCCTTTGGACCCCATTTCCCCATGCACTGGTCCATTCCTACCTTGGAGGGTTCTCCTCCATATGGACCCCATCTGTCTGGACATTACCCTATTTCCCCCTGGAGAAAATCTGTCtctccctcagtttcctcatgGCCCCCTTCACCTCCTGGTTCCTTAGGGTGTAGATCACCGGGTTGAGCACCGGGGTCACCACCGTGTAGAAAACCGACACAACCTTGTCCAGCGAGAAGCTGGTGGCAGGGCGGGTGTAGATGAATATGCACGGCCCAAAGAACAACGCCACCACCGCCAAGTGGGAACCACAGGTGGAGAGCGCTTTGCGCCGCCCTTCAACGCTCCGGCTCCGCAGAGAGACCAGGATCACCAGGTAGGAGCCTAGCAGGGCCAGGAAGCAGGTGAGAGAGATCATGCCGCTGTTAGAGACGATCAGCACCCCTGTCAGGTAGGTGTCGGTGCAAGCCAGCTTGATGACAGGCGGCACGTCGCAGAAGAAGCTATCGATGACGTTGGGGCCACAGTAGGGCAGCCGGACGGTGAGCACGGTCTGCACCAGGGAGTGGACGGTGGCTCCAGACCACAGGGCCCCCATCAGCCAGGTGCAGGCTCGCAGACTCATGAGCGTGGGGTACTGCAGCGGGTGACAGATGGCCATGTAGCGGTCGTAGGCCATGACGGTCAGGAGGAAGATCTCGGCACAGGCGCAGAGGTGGAGGAAGAAAAGTTGGGCCACGCAGCCCCCGAAGGAGATGGTCTTCTCCGCAGAGAGGAGATCAGCCAGCATCTTGGGGGCCGTGACTGAAGCGTGGCAGATGTCGATGAAGGAGAGGTTCCccaggaaaaagtacatgggggtaTGGAGGCGCCGGTCGTTGACCACCGTCACCATGATGAGGACGTTCCCCGCCAGGATCAGCAGGTAAATGATGGAGAAGAGGGCGAAGAGGACCAGCTGCAGCTCCCGGGTCTCGGTGAGGCCGAGCAATACAAAGTGCGTCACCATGGTGACATTCTCCCCATCCATGCAGCAAGCTCTGCGGGGGAGGCCCACGCACTGCACCAGGCAGGGAATCACGGGGACGTGTGCCGAGCAGAGCTCTTCGCTGGGATCTGGGGGCAAGAAGTTCAGggcctggggatgggggagtttCAAAGCCAGCTAAGGGATTTGGACACTTAAAATGAGTGGATAGCGGGCATCTGCTTCCCTGAGGGGGATTTGAAACACTCACTCTACAGGcgggttttttaaaaagagagtgcccaactcccattgacttttacagTGCCTCACTCCCTTGGGCTCCCTTGGAAATCCCAGCCTGTGtgtggaggagaaagaaagaaagaaagaaaccattAGCCACGTGAAACTGTCACGGACATGATGTCAGGTTAATAGCGAGGATCTCTAAGCACAGTCGTTATATCCAACAACCCAGTCCATGCACAAGACAACCGATAAATCATTGTACACAagccattcccacagacacacacacctctccccgCCACACCAAGGGCTCAGAAGagagcccagggccggtgcaaccactaggtgaactagtcGGCCGCCTAGGGcacctagtggttgggggcgcctaaaagcccgctcaggcgaggaggtggagtggaggtgagctggggcggggggagggccacccgcagtaacggggggggggcacacaggggaaccactccccgccccagatcacctccactctgtctcctccgctgagcacacagcccccgctctaagtctccttgGCACGGgctgaggaatgtgctggccgcccttcccgcagcccccattggcctggagcggcaaaccgcagccagtgggagccgcgatcggccgaacctgcggacgcagcaggtaaacaaactggcccggcccggtccagcccgccaggggctttctctggtGGGCCAAGTGCCAAAGGTTGCCCATCCCTGTTATAGactgtaaccttctctttgttaaactaaatagattgcaGCACTAGATCCAGTGACTGGGGGCTGAAGCTAGATAGATTCAGACAGGAACTATGGTTACAAAAAGTTAACAAGCCATTGAGACAATTTACCAAAAgacatggtggattttccatccctGGAATCTGTAAACCAATACGGGACAACTTTCTCGAGGATTCACTCCAATGCAACACCGAATTATTGGACTCGACTCAGGAATCCcaggggtgaaattctctggtctGAGCTATGCAGGAAGTTAAACTGGGTGAACAAAATGCCCTCTTTAAtccttaaaatccatgaatctatCCTCCAGGGCAGAATCtgattttttataatttcagcaGATAATATCCATgttctatttttaaacatttgtttctatttttatctatttaaatgttcacagttgtggaaaATTATGGAGGTGTCAGACAATCATTATTTGACGCTGTGCtataaaaagttaaagctttataacccttaacacacattgtcaacatcacatgtcaaaatgtacaaagtaaatcTCCTTGTAGTAGtctcggccgaggttcggccctcagcggggctgtggggtatcccaccgcctcgctctagTCTGCCAGCAGCCCTGGCCTGGCGGCAGTCTGAGATAACGGACCCACggttagggggctcaggcccgtaagcaggggctgagccaataggtccGAAAAGAGCCCCGAGCCCTCAACCAGGGCGGGGCAGTGATCACACAATCTGGGGCTCCagccctcaagcaggggctgagtcagtaGCTCGGAaaactcaggcccttaagcaggggctgaggcaATGTCTATAGccgcccaggccctaggtcagggcggggcaacaatcaAGCAGTCAGGCAGAGACCCAGGcctttaagcaggggctgggtcagtttgtagcagcccaggccctaggtcagggcggggcagcaagtaAATAGTTAATCAGAAGCCCAGGcctttaagcaggggctgggtcagtttgtagcagcccaggccctaggtcagggcggggcagcaagtaAATAGTTAATCAGAAGCCCAGGcctttaagcaggggctgggtcagggtttatagcaggtcccagcctctctaggccaggggaaaagggggagtctgccacccaaggagtgggtggcaggggggacgcaggccctcccactccactgcgtcccagcccggggccctagcagcggcggaaacccgctgctgtcagtggggatcctggccgcaacacactggggtggggtatcccaccgcctcgctacactcCTTCAATTAAACTCTAATAAGTGCTCAAGCAGCAtctttcttactttgcctagctaAATTTTGATTATTTATGGATGGAGATACTTTTGTCGGTTTGTGTGTACGGTTAAATCAGTGTTCACCGACATTTACTGACAAAAAACAAATCCTTCCAAGAGCTGTATAACATGAGTGCTCAGTTACTGGGGGCAGTAATGGATGGGGGGGAATTCACTCCACCACCCAAGTGCCTGGGTGAAACCTCCTGCCCTGGgttatgctggaggtcagacaaGGTGATTGAATGACCCCTTCTCGGTTTAACAACTATACatctaggggtttttttttaaatcaccgtTCCATTAGGAGACGCAATCAGATGAAGGAACCTGGAATTTCCAGAACATAGTCAGATGGGACTGGGAGGGACTTCCTGAGTCATGGAGTCCTCTCCGTACTATTATAAGCAACcctgtcatataatcccattTGTAAATGGATCAAACTCCATCTTCAAGCTCACTAACTAGTTTGCCccactccccttgggaggctATTCCAGAATTTCTCTCCTCTgagggttagaaaccttcttctcatttccagcctaaatttattcatggccagtttatccccatttgttctggtgccaacattgtcctttagcttcagtagctcttctccctccctggtatttaccctCCTGATGTATTTACAGAGCAAAATCAGTTCCTTTCTTGGCCTTGATTTTGCTAAACAAGTCCAGCTCTTTGAGTGTCCTCTCATAAGATCAGTTCTCTGTTCCCGGGATATcttagcagcccttctctgcacctgttataatttgaattcatctttcttgaccATGAGtaaccagaattggacacagtattccagatgaggtcttgccagtgccttgtacaatggcattaatactccCCTATTGCTACGGGAAAGCTCTACAGAAAATGTGTTCAGTATTTGTTCCGTGTGAATATTCTGCTCCTTGCTTGTTGTTCAGATCCCAACAGAGAGGGAAAAGGAGTAAATTCATGCCCAGTGCATTGGACACACAAACGGCTCTGATGACCGATTCACTGCTGGCTTACCAGTGTGCCagagtggagaatctggccccagccTAGTAACTCTGACACTATATGATATAAGGGGATTTACCTGATCTAGTGCAGAGATGGGCTGAGTAAAGCTGCAGCCTCCTTAACCAAATCACTGTCAGAAAGCTCCACGGATTCATgctcctattaaaaaaaaaaagaaagaaagacaagaaATAGTTTGAGTTACTTCTCGGGAATCTTTGGGGACCCTGAATTTTCTGGACAATGCACCCAAACCGCTTCAAATTTCCAATCATTCGTAGCAAACATCTCTATTCAACTTCACCACAGAGCTTAGCAAAATCTAATGTACAAATCTGCAGGCCAGACCGTCAGCTCGTGTGAGTCAGTGCAGACATGCAAGAGCCAGCAGCGCTGCACGACTGACACTGGCTGAGTCTCTGGCTGGCTATTTTCTGCAGCCTGGTCCATCCAAGAATCTTCAACCGCTTTATAAACCTTAGGCTGAGGTTCTCCCAGGAACCAAAGGGAGTTGGGGCTCAGGTTTGCTGGGAAATCCCAGGTAGGTTGGCAGAAGAGGATGCTCAGCTGCACGCTCTCGAGCTGGGGAGCAGCGTGGAGCCTCTGACTGTCAGGCTGCTCATGGCTTACATAGGGTGAAGATGTCTGCCTCAGTGATGTGCCCGACGTTCCTGACAGAGGCCAGGGTAGACACCAGAGACCCTGTTCCCTCCCACACTAGAGTAGAGCCTCAGCTGCTCTGAGTCAGTGCAGCACCCACTGAAATCCGCTTACGGAAACCAGCTGGCAAGCCGGTCCTCCATACGGAGAGCGTCCCCAGCCACGTGAGACTTCCTCCAGCATGGAAGGGGAATGAGCCAGCCTTTTGTGCGGGGACTGAAGGAGCATACAGGGTTAGCGTGAGGATGAAGGTTACGGTTCGAGTGTGGGGTGACAGGTCTTTGACAATCGCAGCAGTTCAGGGCACGGCCTCCTTCCTTGTGTGGCTGGGCAGCACCTGGCGTAATGAGTTCTGGTATCAGCGGACGCTTCTAGGCACTGCCGTGGTACAAAGAAATGATAGAGCCAGCTCCCCGGCTGTGCAAATCATCAGAGCGTGTTCGCTTCAATGGAGCGGTGGCCAAGTTATGCTAGCTGGGCATCCGACCCATTCATAATAAATCCAAAACCCCGGGGCTGGTTAAAATCCCCTGCTCTTTGCCTTCTGAAGGCAGCGTACTTACCTGCTGAGCTAGCTGGGCCCAGCAGCTCCAGGATTTCCTCTCATCTCTGCATCCTGGCTTGGCAGCTCTCCGCCTGCTGCAGCTGTTCTGGagttcccagccccctgcaatGCTGCTCCTGTCAGATATAGGACCCTCTGCTTAGCTCAGCCACCAGGAAGGAGGCTGGTTAAAGAGTGAGCTACTGGGAGACCTGTGCACCTTCCCCTAATTAAATCACCAGggatgtgactttttaaaaaaatatgaaatgtttTCCCCAGGCGCAGAGTTTTCCGCAAGCCATAGTGAActccagaagcagccaaagcagggagctCTGGGCATTCGGAGAACTTCCCAAGGTTTCACTGGACTTCCTCAGCCCGCTGCTGTTTGCTccaactttccccctccccaacttcACTGCCCACTGGCCCCTCTCATCTGCTTCTCCCTGCcttgtcccctccccacccttcccttgCCTTTCCTTTCCATTTCGCTGAGCCTGTCTAGATAACTCACCCCAAAAAACTCCTGGCACTCAATGACATTCGCAGCTATCCCATTGTTCGCTCTGCTGGGGTGTtctatcccttccctcccccgctgGCTCTCTGCTCTATTTAAATGGCAGCTTTTCGGGACAGGGCCCATCTATAAAGTGGAtataaagctggctagatcatcgggctcaatgggtagtaatcaatggctccatgtctagttggcagccagtatcaagcggagtgccccaagggtcggtcctggggccggttttgttcaatagcttcattaatgatctggaggatggcgtggactgcaccctcagcaagtttgcaggtgacactaaactgggaggagtggtagatacgctggagggtagggataggatacagagggacctagacaaattagaggattgggccaaaagaaacctgatgaggttcaacaaggacaagtacagagtcctgcacttaggacggaagaatcccattcactgttacagactagggaccaaatggctgccagttctacagaaaaggacctaggggttacagtggacgagaagctggatatgagtcaacagtgtacccttgttgccaagaaggctaatggcattttgggctgtataagtaggggcattgccagcagatcgagggacgtgatcattcccctctattcgacattggtgaggcctcttctggagtactgtgtccagttttgggccccacactacaagaaggatgtggaaaaattggaaagagtccagcagagggcaacaaaaatgattagggggctgaagcacatgacttatgaggagaggctgagggaactgggattgtttagtctgcagaagagaagaatgaggggggatttgatagctgctttcaactacctgaaagggggttccaaagaggatggatctagactgttctcagtggtaccagatgacagaacaaggagtaatggtctcaagttgcagtaggggaggtctaggttggatattaggaaacactatttcactaggagggtggtgaagcactggaatgggttacctagggaggtggtggaatctccttccttagaggtttttaagacccggcctgacaaagccctggctgggatgatttagttggggattggtcctgctttgagcagagggttgtactagatacctcctgaggtcccttccaaccctgatattctatgattctatgattctatacagcACCCAGCATGCTGTGCCTGGCTGGCCCCAGGCACTATCAAATTATGATAATATAATAATAGTAGCCGAGCACTGCTAGAAACCTGCTGACATCTGATGGGGAATATAATTCTATAACTAGTTTATTTAGGGGGGGGAAACAGCTATAGACCATGACAGATgcggcaatttcctgcaatgtcCTGGGCAAACCTCACTGAATTAAGTTCAGTTATTTTAGGAGTTCATTTTAAGACATGCAAACATTCATGTCTTACTGTGGGTGGTGGGGAGACCTGGctaatgtaaaccctgggaagtgcTATGCACATCAAAGGACTGTTTCAAACAATGGGAACTTTTAAAGCTAAGTGGGTGTCCCAGGGGATTGCTAGGTGGGGGTTTGTAACTCCCCCAGTTAAGCAAAAACCCAGCCTCTTGAAGCGACGCCCTCTGGAGGGCCGCATTGGCTACAAATCACCTATTCCCAAAGACCCAGGCTGGATAAAGGAGGGACTAAACTTGtctgtgcttgttctgagctaatgactgtgatgaacttgtgaccCCATAAAAAATCCTTGGTGAGGTCTGGAGAACTGTTCACCTGCCGGAGCCCTTCTCTAGCAAGCTTCTCCCCACGCAGGTAGGTTCTCTTTGTGTTTCTAATCTGTGTTCTCTGGAatgcttttactttaagaataaatgtgcttgcttatacaGGGCAGTGTGGTGACTTCACTGTGGGAAATTGCGCTGTTTATAGCCGCTGAGGATCAGGGAAAGCAGCCCTGCTGAGGCAGTgtgacttgctggggaattcaccgTGTCGACAGGGAACTGAGCGGTCGAgcgagagagagatgtgcatcgcccaagagaggtgatggctggggagcAGGCAGCCTGAGAATGAGTGCCCTGGCTGGACCACGGAGTGGGGAATACAAGTGCGGTTGCCCTGACCTGTGACAGACCagatcccattgactgcaatggaaccTACTTAATTTATGCCAGGCAAGGACCAAAGTATTGTGCCAAGTCCtttattctttcattattttagcTTCCTACCAAAAGACGACATTTTCTGCCACCTTTTGCCAGTTTTGTCTCTGTTTACATGGCCCCTGTCAGCTCAGGCACACTGATGGATTTGTCCTCACAATAGCCCCAGGAGGTAAGAAAAggttatcatccccattttacagagggggaaactgaggca contains the following coding sequences:
- the LOC135894819 gene encoding olfactory receptor 4E2-like, whose translation is MDGENVTMVTHFVLLGLTETRELQLVLFALFSIIYLLILAGNVLIMVTVVNDRRLHTPMYFFLGNLSFIDICHASVTAPKMLADLLSAEKTISFGGCVAQLFFLHLCACAEIFLLTVMAYDRYMAICHPLQYPTLMSLRACTWLMGALWSGATVHSLVQTVLTVRLPYCGPNVIDSFFCDVPPVIKLACTDTYLTGVLIVSNSGMISLTCFLALLGSYLVILVSLRSRSVEGRRKALSTCGSHLAVVALFFGPCIFIYTRPATSFSLDKVVSVFYTVVTPVLNPVIYTLRNQEVKGAMRKLRERQIFSRGK